The genomic stretch GCATCAGAAAATCAGGTAGTCTCAGCCATGCCATCTTCTATGTTGGCCTCATTCGAGGTATAAGAATACATCTTTACTCGGCCGGCTTGAAACTAGCATACCTGAGACTTTTTCAGCAAGCCCTATTTACACTTGAAAAGTAGCCTACCTTCCAACTTGTAGAAAAGTGACCTTATATTGAGATTTTTGTTCGTTTTAATTTAGAACATCCGGAATCAAACTCTTCAAAGTCAACCTGTCAATATTAAGAGATCGACATATTTCTGGTACTTCCTCCGTTGTTATAGAAAGTGATCTTGATGCAGGTACCGTGATTGTTTTCGATACTAAGATTACCTCCGATGTCATCGGTAAGCCCCTTTAGCAATTCCATGCCCATAGATGCTCCCAGTTTTTTCCGGAAATTTCGTGGTAGTCCGGATCCATTGTCCTGAACCATCAGCAAGATCTGTGAATCCGGAGCATACCCCAATGAAATGGCTATATTTCCGTTTTCTGTCTTTGTAAAAGCATATTTGAGTGCATTAGTAATAGCCTCATTTAGAATTAAGCCCAATGTGATTGCGACTGCATGATCCAATGCAATATTTTCTATTTCCAGCGAGAATCCGATTTCTTTTCTGACAGCGTAACTATCCCTTAGGTAATCGACCAATTCATAAATGTATTCAGGCATATGAATAATGGACAATGAGTCGGACTGGTAGAGTTTCTGATGAATGATTGACATGGAATGGATTCTGCGCTGGCTATCTTTTATGGCGGATAACGCTACTTTGTTTTTGAGATAGCTCGACTGGATCTCCAAGAGACTTGCCACCACATGAAAATTATTTTTCACTCTATGATGTATCTCCCTGAGCAACCAGCCTTTTTCTGTCAAAAGTTGATCTTTGTCCTTTAGCAGATTGTCTTTCTGAACCAGAACGGCATCTTTCTCGGTAATCAACTCAGCTAAGTGTTTGTTTTTTTGCCCAATCTGCTTTTGCTGTAATTGAAGTATTTGCTGCTGAGCCTGCAATTGTCTGTTTGCCCGCTGTTTCAAGCGGTATCGGTTGAAGCCGAGTGCCAGTATGACAAGCAGAAGTCCTGTCCCCAGGAATAAAGCATTCCTGTGATTTTGTTGCAGTTTATTTTGTTCTTTAAGCAGTTCGATATTTTTCTCTTTGATTTGGATATCCTGCTCTTTCTTAGCGGTTTCGTATTCAATACTCAACTGCGCTATTTGTCTGTTTTTTGTTTCGTTGTAAATAGAATCCTGAAGAGCCTTATATAACTGATAATGACGAATAGCTGCAGGGTAATTTTGCCGGGCAGAATCCACTTTGAATCTCATCAGATGAACTTCAATGAGATAATTTGGCAGTAACTGCTGAGTAGAAGCGTTCTCCAAAAAGGTAAGATAAGGTTCTGCTTTGGAGTATTGGGCATTTGTCACATAAAATTGGGCAATTCCCCTATAGGCCAAATACTTGAAGAACAAGGGGGATTGTTTGGTCCAAGCAATGCTTTCCAGGTAATATTTCTCAGCCAAGCTATATTTTTTAAGCGCGTTGTAGCAGGCTCCAAGGCTCTGGGCGATGTACATTTTATCTTCATGGGTACATAACAGTTTTCTATCCACCGCATCCTGCATTATCAATAAAGCATCTCCGGCCTTTCCTTGGTCAACTAAGGCGGCGGTCATCCGCCGGATGAGGCCTATGGAAATAAATTCGCCTTTTTGACGGCTTATCGCTGCTGATTGCTTATGGTATTCCAAACTTCTATCGTATTGACCCAGCTCCCAATAGGCATTTCCTAATCGAAAAAATGTGTAATCCAGCTCGTCATGAAGCCCACTTTTCTCTACATCATCGACCACCTTGAGAATGTAAAAGAGCTTTTGGTTCAAATCTCCGTTATTCTGCCCTATGTCTGAAAGCAAATAGTAAGCACTGGACAGATAAGCATAGTCCATGGGCGAATTGTAAACACTTTGCGCTGAAAAGATCTTGTAGGTTCGACAGATCTCCGCAAAGCCAACTTTCTCCTGAAGGCTCAGTGCCTTTAAAGCCTCTTCCTCCGCTTGCTCTGTGTTTCCGCTGCTTAGATATTTATACCCAAGTTGTATCCGGATTACCGCTTCCAATGATTGATCTTCGATTTCTTCTGAAAGTCTAAGTGCATGCTTCAGCGCTTCAATATTCTCCCCGCAACTGTCACAAATGACTGTAGTTGCCAAGCTTAGCAGTGCATTGATTTCTCCGGCTTTATCACCGGCCTGCCGGCGTGCTTCGACCACCTGCATGAAATAAGACTTCCCCCGCTCCCAATTGCCATGGATAAGATGAACTACTCCAAGCATACTTAGACTTTCCTCTTTCAACTCCCGGCTGCCGATTTTTTCGCTTATCCTTTCAGCTTCATGGAAAGTCTCTAGGGCTCTGTCCTGGTCACTTCGTTGCGTATATGGAGTACGAAGCATGTTTTTCCCAAGTTCCAGCAGCAGTCTTGCCTGATTTGCGTTATTTCCATTCAGGGACTTTTGCTGCACTTTGACGGTATCCGAGAGATTGATCCGTACTTTGTCTTTTAAAAATCGCTGTTTCCCCAACCCACTACCAGATTTCGGCTGGCTCGAAAGGTTTATGATTTGTCCCGAAGGTATCCGTATACTATCCCCACCACCGGCTGAGGTAGGAGATTGATTTAGATACAGCATGCCAATTCTCATCGGTAATCTTTTGGATGAATCTGATTGGTGGTAAACTGGTTGCTTTAAAACCAGATTGACCTCACATAATTTCTCCTGCTGCACTAATGGGGCCAGCAACAGAAAAATCCCGAAAAGAACTACCAGCAGCTGAATCATGGAGAGATTTGACATAACACATCCTTAATTTAATTTTCAAGCATTGAATTTAAGGTAGCCGGATTAGTCCCCCTCCTAGTTCGAATGGGTAAAGCAAAAATATCATTCTGCAAGATTGTCCTTTTACTTCCTTTCAATACCGAGCTTTTTCATTCTGGAGTTTAGGGTATTTACATTGATATTCAGAATTTCCGCAGCTCCTCCTTTACCGGAAACTTTCCAGTTAGAACTTTCCAATACCGACAAAATATGGTCCCGCTCCATTTCAATCAGTGTTTTGAATTTTTTTGTGCTGTTAGTTGCTCCTACAATTTTCTTTGAAGTCACTATATTCAACGATTCAATGACCGGTCCTCTGGCAAGGATGACATTCCGTTGCATGGTATTCTCCAATTCCCGGATGTTGCCAGGCCAAGGATAATCCAGAAGTTTTTGTACTTCCTCCTCAGGCAGCGTGGGAATTGCTCTTCCTTCACGTGAACTATACTTCTTCAAAAAATGATCTGCCAGCAACGGGATGTCTGAAGGACGCTCTCGCAAAGAAGGCATGACTAGGGGAAACACATTCAATCTGTAATACAAATCAATCCGAAAACGTCCTTCAGCTACCTCTTCCTCAAGATCCTTGTTTGTTGCGGCCAATACCCTAACGTCGATCTTTTTAGGTCTTCCTCCGACCGGCTCAATCTCCTTCTCCTGCAGTACCCGAAGAAACTTCACCTGCAACTCCATGGGCAATTCTCCGATTTCATCCAGAAAAACTGTCCCTCCATCCGCAAGCTCAAATTTCCCTATCCGTTTGACTATTGCGCTGGTGAAGGCCCCCTTTTCATGACCAAACAATTCCGATTCGATCAAGTTTACCGGAAGTGCTCCACAATTTACTGCAATGAAAGGTTTGTCGCGCCTAGGCGAACTTTTATGGATAGCATGGGCGATCATTTCTTTACCCGTACCGCTTTCACCCAAAATCAGCACAGAGACATCTGATTGGCTAATCCTATTGGCCTGCTCCAAGATTGCGAGGAAATTCGGACTTCTCCCAATCAGATTATTGAATTCCAGGGATATTTCGCCTGTCGACGGGGTGTGATGAGTAAATGATCCGTTTGTCTCTACGGGTCTGTGTTGATGAAGATAGAAAGCAACCTCAAGCATGATCAGCACGTCGTTTGACCGGAATGGTTTTACCATAAATCCGTAAGGTTTGGTCATTTTCGCCTCGTTCAATATTTTTCTGTCAGAGTTCGCCGACAAATAGACAAATGGCAAGTTTCTCTCATGCAGTGATTTCCCCAAATCAATGCCTGTCCCCTCCCCTTGAAGAAATATATCCACTAGTACAAGATCCGGCATCTCTTTATCTATTATCGTCAGGGCTGACGCTACCGACCTCGCAATGGTGCAAACTAAATACCCTGCACTGGTAAGAATCACATGGAGGCTCTTGGCTTCAATGAATTGATCTTCGACGATAAGAATCTTAATTTTCACGGGGTCAGCTACCTATTTATACCAAAACACATTAAAATTAAGAGATTATAAATAAAATCACTTCTCCAAGCAGTGATTTTTTTTAGTGCAATTCCCACTTATGATATTATTCAATAATTATTGATATATCAATAATTATTGACAATGAAAAAAAATCACAACAATCTGTTTATCAATAGATTATAATGTTTGGCACTTTTTTTAGTCCACTTCATGGCAATAGTAAAAATATAAAATTAATAGTTGGAATATCATGACTCTTAATTTATATAAAGAATACAATGCTGTTTGGATTTCAAGAATATATCAAAGATAAATACCATAGGGAAAATAGTACAATTTAATGCGAAAAGTATCCATTGAAGACACAGCATATCCATCCCAACTTTGCATCATAAATTATTATTCACAATTTAATTAAAAGACAAATGAACAAGCTAACAGTTACCGACGGAACAGAAATTTACTTCAAAGATTTAGGTACAGGACAACCTATTTTCTTTCACCATGGCTGGCCATTATCCTCAGATGATTGGGATGCCCAAATGATGTTTTTTCTAGAAAAGGGGTTCAGAGTAATCGCTCACGATAGACGTGGTCATGGACGCTCTACGCAGACTTTCAAGGGTAATGATATGGATACCTATGCTGCGGATGTAGCAGAACTCTCCGAATTTTTGGATCTAAAAAACGTCATTCACGTAGGGCACTCGACAGGAGGCGGCGAGGCCATACGATATGCAGCCAAATACGGCAAAGACCGGGTAGAAAAGGTGGTATTAATCAGTGCAATCACACCTTATATGATTGCCGACGAGAATAATCCGGAGGGTGTGCCCTTGGCTGTTTTTGATAACATGCGCCACAATACCAGGCACAATAGACAAGAATTCTACCAAGAGCTGACAGTACCTTTCTATGGTTACAACAGGGAAAACGCCACTGTAAAAAAAGGGATACAGGACAACTGGTGGCGTCAGGGAATGATGGGTGGTATAAAAGCCCAATACGACTGTATCAAAGTATTTTCCGAAACAGATTTCACCGAAGATCTCAAAAGTGTGGAAAAACCCGTATTGGTCCTTCATGGTGATGATGACCAGATAGTGCCTTACGCTACCACTGCCGAAAAAGCAGCCGGGTTGTTGAAAAATGGCAAGTTGATTATTTATCCTGGGTTGTCCCACGGCATGCCGACCATAGATGCAGAGATCATCAATAATGACATATTGAAGTTTATCAGAGAGTAGGGATAGGCAAATTTCAAAACCTACAAAGAAAAGTATCCCTTGTTTGCCCAAAGGATAGCTAGTATCAATTCAATCTTAAATCTACAAAAATGAAAAACATATCATTAGCAATCGCTTCTTTGGTTTTACTACTTGCCCACACCACGTGGGCGCAGAACAAAAGAGTGCCTGCCTCCCTGGGTCGGGCTGAATATATTGAAGTTGAAGAAAACGTCAAACTACATGTGACGGATATTGGAGAAGGCCGACCTATCGTACTTATCCATGGGTGGCCTCTAAGCGATGCCATGTATGAGTACCAGTATCAACACCTTGGACGAAAAGGGTTTAGGGTGATCGGCATTACACTTAGGGGATTTGGAAAATCCGACAAACCTTATGGCCGATATGATTTCGATGTCTTCTCAGATGATATCAAAGCAGTATTGGAGAAATTAGAGATCGAGGATGCAGTATTGGGGGGCTTTTCCATGGGCGGGGCAGTGGTCATACACTATGTGACTAAGTACAATTCCGCTCACATAAGCAAGTTGGCCCTGTTTGGCGCTGCTGCCCCTTCCTGGGTTCAGAGAGATGGCTTTCCCCATGGTGTGCCGTTGGCTGACGCTGAAGGTCTTATTCAGAGTATAAAAACAAATCGACCGGATGTAATCGA from Algoriphagus sp. NG3 encodes the following:
- a CDS encoding alpha/beta hydrolase — protein: MKNISLAIASLVLLLAHTTWAQNKRVPASLGRAEYIEVEENVKLHVTDIGEGRPIVLIHGWPLSDAMYEYQYQHLGRKGFRVIGITLRGFGKSDKPYGRYDFDVFSDDIKAVLEKLEIEDAVLGGFSMGGAVVIHYVTKYNSAHISKLALFGAAAPSWVQRDGFPHGVPLADAEGLIQSIKTNRPDVIESFGAGFPAKEGNISNNMIKWLEDINLEASPYAITESITALRDLDLRPELSKITVPVAIFHGIYDKNCSFALAEELHKGIKDSYIIRFEKSGHTLFIEEMEKFNTELEKFASK
- a CDS encoding sigma-54 dependent transcriptional regulator, which codes for MKIKILIVEDQFIEAKSLHVILTSAGYLVCTIARSVASALTIIDKEMPDLVLVDIFLQGEGTGIDLGKSLHERNLPFVYLSANSDRKILNEAKMTKPYGFMVKPFRSNDVLIMLEVAFYLHQHRPVETNGSFTHHTPSTGEISLEFNNLIGRSPNFLAILEQANRISQSDVSVLILGESGTGKEMIAHAIHKSSPRRDKPFIAVNCGALPVNLIESELFGHEKGAFTSAIVKRIGKFELADGGTVFLDEIGELPMELQVKFLRVLQEKEIEPVGGRPKKIDVRVLAATNKDLEEEVAEGRFRIDLYYRLNVFPLVMPSLRERPSDIPLLADHFLKKYSSREGRAIPTLPEEEVQKLLDYPWPGNIRELENTMQRNVILARGPVIESLNIVTSKKIVGATNSTKKFKTLIEMERDHILSVLESSNWKVSGKGGAAEILNINVNTLNSRMKKLGIERK
- a CDS encoding histidine kinase dimerization/phosphoacceptor domain -containing protein, giving the protein MSNLSMIQLLVVLFGIFLLLAPLVQQEKLCEVNLVLKQPVYHQSDSSKRLPMRIGMLYLNQSPTSAGGGDSIRIPSGQIINLSSQPKSGSGLGKQRFLKDKVRINLSDTVKVQQKSLNGNNANQARLLLELGKNMLRTPYTQRSDQDRALETFHEAERISEKIGSRELKEESLSMLGVVHLIHGNWERGKSYFMQVVEARRQAGDKAGEINALLSLATTVICDSCGENIEALKHALRLSEEIEDQSLEAVIRIQLGYKYLSSGNTEQAEEEALKALSLQEKVGFAEICRTYKIFSAQSVYNSPMDYAYLSSAYYLLSDIGQNNGDLNQKLFYILKVVDDVEKSGLHDELDYTFFRLGNAYWELGQYDRSLEYHKQSAAISRQKGEFISIGLIRRMTAALVDQGKAGDALLIMQDAVDRKLLCTHEDKMYIAQSLGACYNALKKYSLAEKYYLESIAWTKQSPLFFKYLAYRGIAQFYVTNAQYSKAEPYLTFLENASTQQLLPNYLIEVHLMRFKVDSARQNYPAAIRHYQLYKALQDSIYNETKNRQIAQLSIEYETAKKEQDIQIKEKNIELLKEQNKLQQNHRNALFLGTGLLLVILALGFNRYRLKQRANRQLQAQQQILQLQQKQIGQKNKHLAELITEKDAVLVQKDNLLKDKDQLLTEKGWLLREIHHRVKNNFHVVASLLEIQSSYLKNKVALSAIKDSQRRIHSMSIIHQKLYQSDSLSIIHMPEYIYELVDYLRDSYAVRKEIGFSLEIENIALDHAVAITLGLILNEAITNALKYAFTKTENGNIAISLGYAPDSQILLMVQDNGSGLPRNFRKKLGASMGMELLKGLTDDIGGNLSIENNHGTCIKITFYNNGGSTRNMSIS
- a CDS encoding alpha/beta hydrolase; this encodes MNKLTVTDGTEIYFKDLGTGQPIFFHHGWPLSSDDWDAQMMFFLEKGFRVIAHDRRGHGRSTQTFKGNDMDTYAADVAELSEFLDLKNVIHVGHSTGGGEAIRYAAKYGKDRVEKVVLISAITPYMIADENNPEGVPLAVFDNMRHNTRHNRQEFYQELTVPFYGYNRENATVKKGIQDNWWRQGMMGGIKAQYDCIKVFSETDFTEDLKSVEKPVLVLHGDDDQIVPYATTAEKAAGLLKNGKLIIYPGLSHGMPTIDAEIINNDILKFIRE